The Brassica oleracea var. oleracea cultivar TO1000 chromosome C6, BOL, whole genome shotgun sequence genomic interval TGCCAATCTTATATTAAGTATCGAAGCCCAAAAAAGTAAAATGTGACATCATATCTAAAAAAACTCGAGTTTAGTTATAAAACTAAAAGGTCCCTAAGAACAAAGTAGCTATTGAATCCTAACACCAAACAGCATAAACCCTCCCTTGTTCTCCACTGATTTGGTTTCTTCTGTTTTTACTCCTCCCTCAGAACTGTTATGGACAGTCTCGTTTACTTCCTCATCACATACAGCAGAACCTTCATCTGAAGAGCACTGAACATCGATCATCAAGAACTTTTTGCTCTGACCTTCTAACGTCGGAACATCACAAGTGTAAAAGACGATCACATCTTTCTCCTTGAGGCTCTTCTCCTTGACGAAACCATTCCATCCTCTAGTGAAGACAAAGCTCTGGCTACTTTTCCAATAACAGTACCTAAACTTCCACTGTCTCATCGCCCTGTCATAGAACACAACCTCAACATCTTCTCCTATTTCACCCTCTCCTCTCTCCTTTCGATCATCTCTTAACAAAGGCAAATACCTCACCGCATACTTCTTAGGTATCACAAGCCTGTTGAGCTTCCCAACATCGCTTGGCGTCAGTTCCTTCCTAAACAGCTCCGTGCACGAGAAGCAATTCTTTGATTCTTGATCTTCTTTCGATCCAACCATGTTGTATCCCCCGACAATCTTGGATTGGACTTTCTTGAAAAACTCTCTATATTTGCGTTGGTAAGTCCCGTCTTTGATCATGCTCAACACATCTTCGGTCGTGTGTTCGTTTTGAAAGGCCGGTTCGTGGACGGTGTACTCACTCCAAGGGAAGTTCCGGTGCATGTTAGCGTCGTAGCTTCGGATCTTGATGGATGCGCTATCGTAAGCCGCGGCGGCTTCAGCAGCGGATCTGAAAGTGCCGAGCCAGATCCTTTTGTGGTCTGCGTATATCTGAGCGCCCCAGTGACCGGTTGGTTGTTGAACCACTCCCTTATACTTCGCATTGCCTGAAACCACAACCTCTAGGGCACTGTTTGGTGGGTTGCTAAGAAGTTTCACGCGTTTCTTGAGAGGCAAGAAACAGCCGCTCGAGACTGTTGGAGTCTCCGTCTTTGCGTCTTCCGTGTTCATGACGGTAACAAAGTCACAGAGAGAACCAAAAGAAAACAATAAAAGAGATAAAGATGGAACTGAAGGAAGAAAGTGAATTAAGATAAATATTTGTAGGATCGAAAATTGTGGTAAGAGTATTCTGCAAGTACTAAATTTCCTTTTTTCGTTTGTTGTTGTTTCTATAATTTGTTGACGGAAGATATCGGTATTTATAAACTTTCCTTATTGCTAAAGACGCCTAAATTATTTACCTTTTTAATTGGTGTCATTAAAATTGATATATTTGATTGTGACAAAAACAAATCTCACCGCCGTTTACAAAAACAAATCTCACTGCAGTTAACGAGATAAATTAGGTCATTGGCAAAAAAAATATCATCCCATGTGGTTGAATATTTTTACTTCCTATATTTTTATTTTTTGACAAAATATAAATGATACTACTTCCTTATTTGTTTCTTGTTTTGATAGGCTATACTAATAATTTTGTTAGATAAAGGAACTTAACATTTTGGAAGGTTTGTTTGGTTCTATGCATATTTTAACCGAAATCAAATCGAAATAAGTTTGGTTTGTATTCAATTTGGTTTTTAATTTATTTTACTTCGGTTAAGAAATATAATTTAAAAAACATAAACAAATTATCATTTTATCACTAAGTCAATAATTTCTTTATACTTATATGTGCAAAAATAACAATAAAATATTTTTTTGTCAGCAACATAACATACTCAATTAAGACTATGCAAACAAAAAAAAATATAAAAGAAGTAATTTAATAATTTTAAATTATTATTTTTAAATCTGTTATAACTATCAAAATTAAATTTTAAGTTATAACTAGATTTTTACCCGCACTTTTAAAGTGCGGAATTTATAAAATTATAATTTTGTACTTCATTTATGTGTTTGTAAGTTTTTGGATTTTATTGATATCACTTTGGCCGTAACAATTAATCCGAAATAAGGAATCAATGAAAAATCATTATTTTGTTAATATTTATTTGCTTCAGTGGCCAATAATTCCACTTTAGACAATGGGTAACATTAGTGAACATTTTAATTTTTAAAATTTTAGATAAATATTACGAAATGTAAGATTAGTTTATCAGATTCCATCGTGATATTAGGATATTAGCTCACGTAGTATTGTACAATATTTCTAATATTAGTTCCAAATAATAAATTTAGGAAAAAACAAAAACACAAATTTTAGGTTACATAGGTTACATATCAGCGTTCTTGTTACAAAGTTTAGGCCCACCATATCATGATTAGATAAAAAAATATTAATTTGGTTAGATCAAATTAATAACATTGATTTTTAAATTAAAAGGCAATGACATTCTATGGTAAATATTTTTAAAAATCAGGGTTAAGTACTAATTGTACTTCAGTTTTAATAGATTAGATGATAGTGTAAAAGAATCATGTTCTTTTATTTTATTGTTAGCTCTATCTTGTATTCATTTAAAATTAAAATGTATAAAATTAGCTTAGTTATTTAGGTTAAATGGTTAACAATTTTAAATTATATATTTAACAATATTAATATATTTAGTTAACTATTTAAATAAACATTTTGGTTTTCAGTTTGGTTTGGTTTAAAACCGAACCAAACAAACCACAAACCATTTGGGTTAATATAAACTATAACCAAATAGTTGGGATGTTTAGTTTGATTTGGGTTTGGTGATTCAATTCGGCTTGGTTCGGTTCGGTTTTTTTTATATCCTTGCTCTCTTGCTCAACTAATTTCTTAACTATATAGTTAGAAGGAACATTTTAAATCTTTGTTAGTTCCTCTGTTTCATGTGTATTCTCAAATTTTATAGTTGACACCAATTTTGTTAATCTATTTAATTGAGTTACACCTACACAAATACGGAATGCCTGAGAGCTGTGAAGGTGAGTCTTGGAGGGTGAGTGGGTGACACATTTTCTCCATCGCACTCGGGACCAATTACGCTCTGCTTCTTACTGATCATCCATCTCTCAGGTTGGTTTAGTATGCATTGCCTTGTGACTAGCATTTGTTTATTAATTTATTTACAACAGAGTGGTACATGAGACAGTGATATTTTGATTGATGATCATTTACTACATGGTTATGATCCTTGACCATGTCAGAAATATAATTGTTTTATGGATACAGCGTACCATAAAAGTATCTTTTAACAGATTTTTACTATTTTGTTTGTGGAAGTGAGAGAGAAGAGATAAGAGAGGAGATAGACTAAGCCTTTAATTGTTTGAAAACTAAGTTTACACAATACCGTTATAAGTGTGTTTTGTTTCTAATTTTTTTATTTATTATTTTCGATGACATGCTACGCATATATATTCTTTAAACTATTGGATCCTTACACCAAACAACATAAACCCTCCTCTGTTCTCTTCTTCTCCAAACTTCGAGTTAAAGAACTTCTCTGGTTTCATTACATCATCAGAAATATCATGAACTGTCTTGTTTACTTCCTCATCAGTTGCCACGGAGTCGTTGTCTGAAAAGCGATGGATATCGATCATCGAGAACTTTTTGCTTTGACCTTCTAATGTCGGAACATCACATGTGTAAAGCGTGATCACATCTTTCTCCTTGAGGCTCTTCTCCCTGACGAAACCGATCCATCCTCTGGTGAAGACAAAGCTCTTGCTACTTGTCCAGTAACAATACGTAAACGTCCATCGTCTCATCTCTCTGTCATAAAACACCACCTCGACATCTTCTACTATTTCACCCTCTTCTCTTTCGCTTATGAAAGGTAAATACTTCACCGCATACTTCTTCGGTATCACAAGCCTGTTTAGTTTCCCTACATCGCTCGCTGTCAGTTCCTTCTGAAAAAGTTGCCTGGATGAGAAGCACTTGCTGGGTTCTTCATCTCTTCGGTTCTGTTTTAATCCCACGACAACCTGAGACCGGTTTTTGAGAAAATCAATGAACTCGCGTTGGTAAGAACCGTCTTTGATCATGTTCAAGACAGCTTCTCTTGTGTAGCCATTTTGAAACACCGGTTCTTGGACCGTTAAATCAGACCATGGGAAGTTTCTTTCCGAGATAGTGTCAAAGCTTCGAAGCTTGATGCTAGCGCTATCGAAAGCCATGGCGGCTTCCGCAGCCGAACTGAAAGTACCGAGCCATATCCGTTTGTGGTCTACGTAAATCTGAGCTCCCCAACGACTGTTCGGTTGCTGAACCACTCCTTTATATTTTATGTTGTCTGAAAACGAACCCTTCTTTATAGCAGCGGAAACTAGTGTAGTTTCGGTGGGTGGTTCGCTGAGTCTCATCCGTTTCTTGGGAGGTAAGTAAGAGTCGCTTGTGTTTGAAGCCTTCGACTTTGCAATGTCCATTGGAATAACCGAGGATAACAGAAACATAGCGAGAAAGAGAGAAAGAGTTGGGTTGAGAAGGAAGCAAAGAGATAGACAACGTAGAGCTCGGTATATGAATGTCGTGAATCGTAGGAATAGTCAGTGCTATGTTTCTTTAGTTTGTGTTGTTTGTTGCATGAGTAGTGGTATTTAATAGCAAATGAGTTTCCATTTAAAAATATTTTCCTTTTTTTGGTGTTGCCTTTTTGTTAAAAGGTTACGTAAGAGAAAAGTAACTAAAGAGCAGCTGAAAAAAGGAAAAGTAACGTTAAGTGTTTTTATGCTATTTTCTCATCCCATGTGCAGTGGTTGTTTAATTTTTTTTTTGTTAATTTATTTCTTGTTTTCTGATTGGTTAAACTAAAATATCTCTCAGGCAAACGAGAAACTCGACAATTTTCATATTACAAAAATCCTGAAGCAATCGAGCGACTATAGAATAATGCAAGCAGTTGATGAAACATTTAAGATTGCACTGACCTTTTCTCCCATACAGATTTGTTAATATGTCATAACTGTTGTTGGCAAAATGAACGTGTGAGAGAGAATGTAGCGATCTCAAGCATGCGCTTTAAGGTCCATTTCTACTTGATGGATTGTCCATTGCATGTTTTCCAGTTTCTGCAGCAACAACAAGTTCTCATTATCATTATGTATTTATGTTATTGCATTCCCACACAGGATTAGTAATGTAATTAATGGTATCCTCGTTTATTTTGTAATAACATACCTTAACAATGTCATGGTATTGTCTCGCAATTGTATCAAAATGCGGATCTACTCCTTGATATTCTCTCAGCCGTGTAACCTGATCATTTTGCAGGCTTTGGTTAGTTTATTGGATGGGATAAGAAGGCTTAAAGCTGAGCAATGAAAGAGAAGATAAGACAAAAACCGCTTTGTTGTATGCAGCTGAAGCTTCTTCTGTAGCCTCGACTAGATAATTCCTAGAAAAAACACGACAAAATCAGAGATGTGAGCCGGTTTCATGAGTTCATGAAATAAAATACACTTTTGGAAAGTTTGAGTTCCGCACCTGATGCTGTGCAAGGCTGGTATAGATTCAGGGGTGTATGTTTCAAGTAGGAGAATATGTTCTAAAACCCTTCAGGCAAAGAAATGAATAAAACATTAGTTACTGCAATAGCCTCAAGTTTAGATTCTAAACAGCGAAGGATGAGAATGCTACCTTAATTTTGCGTTCATGGTCTCACACCTTTTACACAACCAAGTCTTCTGCATCTCATCCTGTAACAATATATATATATAATTTAAGGAAAATGAGAGCTGTGCAGAAACATAATCAATTGGAAAACACTGAAACCGCTTACATATTTGTGTTGATGTTCTAACTTCAGATCCTTCACAAGCTTTATAAGCACCCCGAGTATTTGTTCCAGGACCTTGTTCAGAATAAAAACAAAACAGTCATCAGAACTTACTAGCACTAGGGCATACAAGGATAACTCATAGGCAGTAGCATTGATATAAATGTAGAAACATAACTATAAATATTTATACTTAGAAAAGTGTCATATAACAGCCAGGTAATGGGGTTTTCGTTTTGCATAACGGATTATCATATTACTTTTCACCTACATTGTAATATTCTGCAAATTTCCTATCAGCAGAGTAGAGGTCTTCTCGTAGAGCTGCTTCTTCTCTTTCAATCTCCTCAATTATAAACTTAACCCTGGAAATACAAGAAAACATTGTCACTGCACGGTGCTGGAGAGAATCAGAGGACGGTAAGTGTGACAAAGTCATCTGATCTGTCAAGACTATAACCCGTTATGCATCACCAACAAGATTGTTTCTCTATGAATCTAATATCTTAAGAACGGTTCATTTTTCTTGGCTCCGAACTACCATATGTATACGTGTATGACACATTACGTAGATATACATCCGTAGACAGAGGAGTAGCTTAACAGTCTTCATAATACTCATAAGTTCATAACAGGTATAAGGAAAGCAAGTTTTATCTTCTAAATGTTCCTAGCTATTGTTAAACGTCAGCAGTAAGGCTAACCTTTCTGGGAGCCTAGCACTTGAATTTTGATTTCCGGTAGATGAATCTGTAATTAATGTAAAGAATCAGGAAAATCTGGTCATTACGTGAAGGGCCAAGTATCGCACTAGGCAGGAACAAACAAAATTCAGTAAGGAACAAGAGACCTTGCCCTCAAGAGTATGCTGGTAATGAAGATCTTACCAGTGTCATCAACAATGGCATCAGCCAACTTATCACACTTGTCCTTCAATCTACCTTCTATCTCTCGAGCAAGAAACATTTGGTAGTCAGCCATATCCTAAGCAAAAGTTATCAAGAAGAAACAAATATTAGAGACCAGCAGATATCCATCATATACCCAATTTTTCATAATAACATAAGAATTGGTGCACAAAACAGATGAAGGCACAATATAGCTATGAAGAAACCAATACAAGACACAATATGACCTCACAGTACCATGGACATAGTATTTTGGAGCTGGACATATGACAGATACGCAGGTGTAATTCCAAGAAAGCGATTCGGCACACCACCAACTCCATCAGTGTCAGCAGCACCAAAAGCAACGCTGTTTGCAGAGCTATTCGGATAGTTCACCGAGTTAGAAGCGGAGCTGATCGTAAAACTCGTGGTTGCACTATCAAGAGAGCTCCTCGATAGCATACTCCACTTTTCGATCTCTTCCTCATGAATTTCACCATCATCCGAAATAAGAGGTAGCCTCAGCTTCTGAGCTGCCTCAGCAACCACCAACCTATGCTCTAGAGTCTCATAAACCTGAAAATAAAACAAAGATTTTGCTCATAAATCACACAAAATTGAAAACTCCAGAAAAGAAAAATACATTGTTTAGATTAAAGACCTGAGGAGAATTCTTCAAGCCAAGTTGAGGGTAAAGACCCTGAACATCCCGAGTACCTCCATGGTTAGCCACTGAAAGAGCTTGCTGATATTCTTCTACCATAGCTGCAGCTTCACAATAGATAGCCTACCATTTGAAAAACGCAGCCCATTAAAAACCGTCAATGTAGATATCCCAAGGTAATGGGTAGCATTTTACCAGGACCTGCAAATCTAAACCGGAATCTACAACCAAAACCAATCCAAAACTCTAGCTTCATAAATGGGTTCCAAAACTTTCTTTTACCTGAAAGACCCGACATGATAAGAACCGACCCAAATAAATCCTAACCCAATAAAAAAATGATCTAAACCGAATAGAACTGATCCGAAACCGAACCAATATTCTATGGATATCTATATGGTTCCAAAAATCCTCTACTAGAAAAGAACCGACCAATCCGACCCGAAAACC includes:
- the LOC106299650 gene encoding AP2/ERF and B3 domain-containing transcription factor At1g51120-like; translated protein: MFLLSSVIPMDIAKSKASNTSDSYLPPKKRMRLSEPPTETTLVSAAIKKGSFSDNIKYKGVVQQPNSRWGAQIYVDHKRIWLGTFSSAAEAAMAFDSASIKLRSFDTISERNFPWSDLTVQEPVFQNGYTREAVLNMIKDGSYQREFIDFLKNRSQVVVGLKQNRRDEEPSKCFSSRQLFQKELTASDVGKLNRLVIPKKYAVKYLPFISEREEGEIVEDVEVVFYDREMRRWTFTYCYWTSSKSFVFTRGWIGFVREKSLKEKDVITLYTCDVPTLEGQSKKFSMIDIHRFSDNDSVATDEEVNKTVHDISDDVMKPEKFFNSKFGEEENRGGFMLFGVRIQ
- the LOC106298273 gene encoding uncharacterized protein LOC106298273, whose product is MVKALQGAAQNLPADVNQLIDQLERHCLAPDGSLVTKSAYYDLQLAREEMSRERLRYLEAMAIYCEAAAMVEEYQQALSVANHGGTRDVQGLYPQLGLKNSPQVYETLEHRLVVAEAAQKLRLPLISDDGEIHEEEIEKWSMLSRSSLDSATTSFTISSASNSVNYPNSSANSVAFGAADTDGVGGVPNRFLGITPAYLSYVQLQNTMSMDMADYQMFLAREIEGRLKDKCDKLADAIVDDTDSSTGNQNSSARLPERVKFIIEEIEREEAALREDLYSADRKFAEYYNVLEQILGVLIKLVKDLKLEHQHKYDEMQKTWLCKRCETMNAKLRVLEHILLLETYTPESIPALHSIRNYLVEATEEASAAYNKAVTRLREYQGVDPHFDTIARQYHDIVKKLENMQWTIHQVEMDLKAHA
- the LOC106299505 gene encoding AP2/ERF and B3 domain-containing transcription factor At1g50680-like, with product MNTEDAKTETPTVSSGCFLPLKKRVKLLSNPPNSALEVVVSGNAKYKGVVQQPTGHWGAQIYADHKRIWLGTFRSAAEAAAAYDSASIKIRSYDANMHRNFPWSEYTVHEPAFQNEHTTEDVLSMIKDGTYQRKYREFFKKVQSKIVGGYNMVGSKEDQESKNCFSCTELFRKELTPSDVGKLNRLVIPKKYAVRYLPLLRDDRKERGEGEIGEDVEVVFYDRAMRQWKFRYCYWKSSQSFVFTRGWNGFVKEKSLKEKDVIVFYTCDVPTLEGQSKKFLMIDVQCSSDEGSAVCDEEVNETVHNSSEGGVKTEETKSVENKGGFMLFGVRIQ